DNA from Evansella sp. LMS18:
CCCTTACAGCGACTCCTATATGATCTAATTCTTTTTTCACCGTCAACACTCCTGCTTGAATTATTCCGTACGCTATTATTATATACCAGCCGAGCCATTCAATGGTTTTTTCCCCAAAAAAAGCAGCACTGCCTGATCTTTGTTCAGGCAGCAGCTGCTTAAAATCTCTTATTTTACGAACCAGGCTTCCTCTGGTGTTCCGTATTTTTCAAATATTGAATTCCTCGCTTCAACTGCCATTTCCCTTACACGTTTAAGGTCCACATCCAATAGTTTCCCTTCACGCTTAACAGCTTTTCCGGCGACAAAAACAGAATCCACGTTGCCCGAATGAGTACACTGGACAACCGCTCCGACAGGGTCGTTAACAGGGAAAAGATTTAAATCAGTTGTCCGGATCATAATAATATCCGCTTCTTTCCCAGGTGTTAAACTTCCCGCTTTATCATCCAGCTTCAGCGCCTTTGCTCCGTCAATTGTCGAAAATTCAAGGATATCCCTTGCAGAAAGATGCAGCGGCGGACCAGGCATTTCCCCATTATCAAGGATCTGCTGATTCACTCTCGCTCTTTCTGCCTGTAGCGCGAACTTCATCTGGGCAAACATATCGCCCCCTGTGGAAGTCACTACATCCACTCCCAGCACAGGTCGAACGCCGTTTTCCAGACAGAGCCCTGTCGCAGGGTAACCATGTCCCATCATCATTTCTACTTCAGGTGTAACAGAGACAGAACCGCCATTTTCGGCAATCATTTTCATTTCTTCCGGACTGACTGCGTTCGCATGGACAAAATTCAGATCGTCACCAAGCAGACCAGCATTATGTAATTTCTCAATAGAACGATCCTGGCTCCCCCATGTTCCAAATCCAAGATGCATACTGCAGACAGCATCTAATTCACGGGCCAGCTTGATTTCTTCCACAGAAGTATCCCAGGAACAGAACTCTGGTCCCCGGATGGCGAGACCCATGGTGAGCAGCTGGTCTCTGGAGGAAAAATGCTTCTCCTTGATATACCTCACATCGTCCCCGTCAAAAGTGGTACTTTCCCTGTTCCAGTATTCCCCTTCACCAGGAGAGCCGTGCCCGAAAACAGCTCTTATCCCTGATTCCCGAAGTCCCCGGATCATTTCTTCCGTATGCTCCCTTGAGATAATCATCGACCAGTCGTAAATCGTAGTCACTCCTGAATCCAGCGCTTCCAGAGCACCGAGGAGATTTCCCGCGTAGTCATCCTGCGGTGTACGCTTTGACCCTATATTTCCATAATAAATACTGCCGAGATATTTTTGCAGCGACCAGTCTGCTCCCACATTTCTGATGACCGACTCCCATGTGTGACGGTGGGTGTCAACAAGGCCTGGCATTACGATCATATCTGTGGCGTCGATCACTTCACAATCAGAGGCTTCAATCTCAGGTTTTACTTCAACTATTTTACTTCCTTCCACAAGAACATCCGCCTTCTTAAAATCACCGATCGATTTATCCAAAGTAAGGACAATGCCGCCCTTAAAAAGTTTCCTGTTCATTATAACCCCTCCATTATTCTTGTTCTTTAAGTTGTCTGGAAAAACTCTGGTAGTTGTCTACTACCTTGTCTAAATACTGACTGGAGAAGCCAGATTTTTTCTGAACCCCAGTATATAAATTACTTAATATACCAAAATAGATATTAAGTGGTTAAAAGATTAATAGAAGTTACTTGAAAATTCAATTTTAAAGCTCTGCCACACGTGCCTGCTTGTTAAAAATAAAGAAATTAACCATTTTATTTACATAATTTGTATGGGATATTACTGAAATAGTTAATTTCATTACGATAAGGGCTAATAATTGGGGAAAAATTAGGGTATATGAGCCTGTAAACTACACTTTGAGGAGATATATGATGCGATTAGGTTATGCCTGTATTAACACAACTTTACCTACTAAATTCAAAACATGCCGCCTGGCGACTTACCATTCAAAAGGTGCCCAGTATATCAAGGAGCTTACGATAAATAACCTGAAGAATGTCCTCGCAGCCCTGGAATGGAATGTGCAGCATAACATCCTTTTTTACCGGATGAGCACGGAGATCGTGCCCCTGGGAAGCCACCAGGAAATGGACTGGGACTGGTGGGAAGACGAAGATATCCTTCAGCTGACGGACACTATTAAACAGTTCAAGGAAGAACATGATATTCGCTTATCCATGCACCCAGGACAGTATACGTTGCTCAGCACACCTCACGAACAGGTGCTGGAACGTTCTTTTCTCGACCTGGAGTATCATGACAAGTTACTTAACCTCACCGGCGGGACAGATATGATTATTCACGGCGGGGGTAAATACGGGGACATGGAGTCGGCAAAATTACGGTTTATCGAGAATTATAAACAGCTCCCTCAGAGTATAAAAAACAAGCTCAGGCTGGAAAACGATGACAAAACATATAACCTAAATGATGTGCTGGACATCTCTGATGAAACAGGTGTCCCTGTATGTTTTGACATTCACCACCACCGTTGCTGCAACATTGGAACTTCCTTAGCTCCCATGCTTGATAAGGTTTTTGCCTCCTGGGAAAAAACCGGTGTCCCAAAAATGCATATCAGCTCAGGAAAAACACATCCGGAAGATAGAAGCCACCATGAATATGTATTTGAAGAAGATTTTAAGGAGCTCCTCGAAGTGCTGGACGGAAGAGAAGCAGATATTATGCTGGAAGCTAAGCTGAAGGAAAAAGCAGTCTTACGGATAATTGATTTTCTTGAAAAAGAAAAGGAAAAGTAAAGAGGCTGTCCTGTACAGGTTTGTCAGACAACCTTGCAGGACAGCCTTTTTTTACTTCATTTTTATCGGAGCTCGAGCTCCCGAAACTGTTATTACCGGTAGCGTTCTTCCTTGTACGGATTCGCACTCATGGAATAACCGAGCTCCTCCCAGAACCCAGGGACATCTTCTTTCATGAACTTGATGCCTGTAGCCCACTTCGAGCCTTTCCATAAATAGAATGAAGCCGGCGGTATTAATCTTAGAGGATATCCATGCTTAGGTGTGATATCCTGCCATTCATTCTTATGGTCTTTCCAGCGGTAGACGAATAAAGCATCATCACCGAGCAGTTCCTCCAGAGGCATATTGGCGGAGTAGCCAAATGGATCACCGTTATAATAGCCATAAACCATTACATATTTAACGTCTTCTTTTAACATAACGAGATCAACCAGGTCCCTCACCCGTATTCCTTCAAAACTCGTAGCGAATTTTGACCACGTAGTAACACAGTGCATATCCACCGTAGAAACGGTTTTAGGAAGATTCATTATTTCCTGATATGTCAGGACTTTCTCTTCTTCCACCTCGCCGAATAATTTAAATCGCCATGTTTCTTCGTCAAACTGATATACATCTCCCTGATGAAGAATCGGCCAGTTTTCTGTTTCAAACTGCCCTGGCGGCAATTTGTTTTCCATTGCAGACACCCTTCCCAGCTTCCTGTTTTCGTTGCAATATATGTTAACGAAGTGGAAAAACTATTGCAAGGAAATGGTCCAAAAGAAAATTCACAGGCAATATATTTTGTCACCCGAAATAAACTTGTTATTATAAAAAAGTAAGCTATTTAAATTTGCGTGATTCGCTTCGGGCAACAAATAATTTTTTAATAAAGGCAGTTGAAAAATATGAGTAAACAGCTAAACGATATAAAGTTTTCGGTGCTTGATCTTGCACCTGTTGTGGAAGGCGGTACTGTCCAGGAGTCCTTCAAAAATACAGTGGAGCTTGCACAGCATACAGAACAATTAGGTTACCACAGATTCTGGCTTGCGGAACATCATAATATGCCAGGCATCGCCAGTTCTGCAACTTCTGTTTTAATCGGCCATGTCGCCGGGGCTACAAAGAAAATCAAAGTAGGATCCGGAGGTATTATGCTTCCGAATCACTCGTCCTTAGTCATCGCGGAACAATTCGGGACATTGGAATCCCTCTATCCCGGTCGGATCGACCTTGGCCTTGGACGTGCACCTGGTACTGACCAGCTCACAGCCCAGGCATTAAGAAGAAGCAGCAGAACAGACGGGCAGGAATTCCCGCAGCAGCTGGAGGAACTGGAAGCATATTTTGCCGGTGAGGTGAGCCAGGTCCGTGCAGTCCCTGGAGAAGGACTGGATATCCCAATCTGGCTCCTGGGGTCAAGCGGATTCAGTGCTCAGCTCGCTGCTCAAAAAGGGCTGCCGTTCGCATTTGCAAGCCACTTCTCTCCGGACAATACGATTCCGGCATTAAGGCTGTACGAAAGTCATTTCCAGCCATCGGACACACTGGAAAAGCCATATTCCATGGTCGCTGTTAATGTGATTGCAGCTGATACAGAAGAGGAAGCGGAACGCCTGGCCACGTCCCTGCAAATGCAGTTTATCAATCTCATCCGCCATAAACCTGGCAAACTCCAGCCGCCAGTTGACGATATGGATGAAATCTGGACACCGTATGAAAAAGCAGCTCTGAAGCAGCAGCTTGGCTCCACAATTATCGGCTCGCCGGAAACAGTAAAAGAAAAATTGCAGAAGTTCCTCGATGAAACAAGAGTGGATGAAATAATGGTAACCGCTCAGATTTTCGACCATCAGGCACGCCTCAGGTCCTTTGAGATCACAGCGAAAGCTTTCCAGTAAATACAGTAAATACAGAAAAAACGAAAAGACAGGCTGTTGAGAAGATTTTCCCAACAGCCTGAGGCGGGGATACCCGCCTTTTTTCATGCGCTTTTTTGCTTGTTAAAATAGTCTGTAATATTTTCCAGTGCATCTGTCTCGTCTTCTCCATCTGCAATTATTTTAATTTCAGTACGAGCTGGAATTCCTAGAGACAGCACACCGAGAATAGATTTTAAATCCACTGTTTTTCCATGATAAGTTATAGAGAGTGACGAAACATAAGTACCAGCCAGCTGAACGAGATTTGAAACCGCTTCAGGATGGAGCCCAGGTTCAGGAATAACAATAGTTTTTTCCTTCATATCAGTCACCCTTTCTTCAAATAATTTACCCGTGTAAATTACTGAGCAGTATAACCTCCGTCAACAAGAAGGTTTGCGCCAGTGACAAAGCTTGCGTCATCGGAAGCTAGGAATACAACTGCTTTAGCAACTTCCTCAGGTCTGCCTAAACGGCCAATCGGATGGAGAGAAACTAAATGGTTTTTCATATCTTCGTCAAGCTGGCTTAAAAGAGGTGTTTCAATGTAACCAGGGCAAACCGCATTTACCCGGATGTTCTGCTGAGCAAATTCTACGGCAAGGGCCCGTGTCATGTTTACTACGCCGCCTTTTGCTGCAGTGTAGGAAGCTGTCTGCGCCTGACCAACATGACCTAAAATGGAAGCGTTGTTAATGATATTTCCCCCACCGTTTTTCTGCATTGCCTTAATGGCATGCTTTGCAGTTAAAAATACACCGTCTAAATTGACTGCAATCACTTTTCTCCACTCTTCAAGAGGAAGGTCTTCTGAAGCTCCAAGTGCTCCAATACCGGCATTGTTAAAGAGAATATCAATTTTTCCAAATTCAGTTACTGCTGTATTGATCATTTTTTCAGCATCTGCTTCGCTCGTTACATCGGCATGGACGTATACCGCGTTCTGGCCATTTTTGTTGAGGTCTTCCACGAGAGTGTTTCCGAGATCGTCATTCATATCTGAAACAACAACCTTTGCCCCTTCCTCAACCATTGCTCTCGCAGTGTACTCTCCAATTCCGCTTGCTCCTCCGGTAATTACGGCAACTTTTCCTTCAAGTCTCATTTGATATATCTCCCCTTGTATGACATGGCGCATGAAATTTTGTTCTTAAGCCAGTCACTGAATTAAGTGCATTTTCATTATACCGAGCCGGTAATTTTTCTTCTATAGCGAAAGAATTTAAATATTGTCGAAAGGAAAGAAAATCATATAGCTTTCATAAAATTGCCACACTTTTCATCCCGACCGTCAAAAAGAAAAGGACATTTCGCCCCTATATGCGAAACATCCTTTAAATTAATCAGCTTGCCTTTTTCTGTTTTACCGTCTTCTGTTTTTCCCCTGGATTCTCTATCTCCTTGAGTTCAGCATTCAATGCTTTGACGAGGCCATAACACATTACGAGTACGATGAATGTTAACGGCAGTGCGCTGACGATGATCGCTGTCTGCAGCCCGGCCAAACCTCCTGAATACATTAACACCAATGTAGAAGCGGCGAGGATGATGCCCCACATCACTTTAATTCTGTTAGAAGGGTTCAATCTTCCTCCTGTGGTGAGCATTCCAAGAACAAAGGTGGCTGAGTCAGCTGAAGTAACGAAGAAAGTCGTTATTAATGCTATTGTAAGCACAGAGAGAAGTGCTCCAAGAGGCAGCTGCTCAAATACAAAAAAGATTGCTGTCTCAAGACTGTGACCGGAGACATTGAGTCCCTGAGTTAATTCGAGGAATATTCCAGTCCCTCCAAAGATTGTAAACCAGAGGCCGCATACTAATGAAGGCACAAGCAGCACTGCTACCGTAAACTCACGGATTGTGCGCCCTTTGGAAACCCTCGCAATAAACATCCCCACAAAAGGTGTCCATGAAATCCACCATGCCCAGTAAAACACTGTCCATCCTTGTGTCCATGCTGCTTCTGTTGCATCAAACGGAGACAGGCGCAGTCCCATCTGAAGAAGGTTCTGTCCGTAGCTCCCGAGAGTTGTGGTAAACATGTTCAGTAAAAATAATGTGGGACCGAGAATCAGCATCGCGGCGAAAAGCAATACCGCGATAGACATGTTTGCATTACTTAAATATTTGATCCCTTTTGAAATACCTGTATTTGCTGAGATGATGAAAAGCACGGTGATAATACCCATGATTATCATTTGCACCGTAAAGTTGTTCGGTATGTCGATAAGGTACTCAAGCCCGGCATTAATTTGCTGCGCACCTAATCCTAAGGAAGCACAAACCCCAAACAAAGTCGCGAATACTGCGACAATATCGATCGTCTGACCGACAGGACCTTTCACCTTGTCACCAAGTACAGGATAAAGTGTTGCACTCATTAACCCTGGTGCGCCTTTTCTGAACTTCTGGTATGCCAGTGCCATCGCAACTATGGCATAAATAGCCCAGGCGTGAAGCCCCCAGTGCAGCCAAGTATATCTCATCCCTGTTATTGCGGACTGTTCTGTTCCTCCTTCACCCATAGGGGGTGTAGAAAAGTGGGAAACCGGTTCGGAAACACCGTAAAATAAAAGGCCGATTCCCATACCAGCGGAGAATAACATGGCAAACCACGTAGGTCGGCTGTATTCCGGCTTGGAATCCGGCTTACCAAGCTTTATTTTTCCATATTTACTAAAAATCATAAACACTGCGAAAATAAGAAAGAATGTTGCCACGAGCTGGTAAAACCAGCCGAATGATTCAAGAATAAAACCTTGCGCTGTGGTCATAGCTGTTCCTAACTGTTCCGGAATCAATACTCCGACCAGAACGAATATAACAGATAAAGCCACAGAAACTTTTAAAACTATCCTGTTTTTATCCCTATTGATGTTCAACACTTCCTTTAATTTTTATCACTATAGTTTTATATTAAAACATGTCACTGCAGGTTTATGAAAATCCGGTTCTTCTTTATATATTTAGATACTCCGTTATTTTATAAGTGTAATTTTTAATCAAGAGGAAATTATGTAATAATCCTCTGTATTAGTGGCGAAAACTGTCGAATGCTCCCGCCGCACCCTTAATTGGAAAATAAATACTCTTAATTCACAGCTGGAGCACCCTTTTTTTACCAGACAAAAAAAGAAAATCCGGCATTTACACATGCCGGATAAAGATTCAAGGTTTTAAAATTACCTTAATACAGTTGTCTGTTTTCGTATCAAATTTTTCATATGCCTGTTTTGCATCGCTCAGGGGAAGAACATGTGTAATAATGTCTCCGGGGTCCACTTTTCCATCTGCAACCAAATCATACAAGTACTGCATATACGGAATAACAGGTGCCTGTCCCATCCTTAACTCCACATTTCTGTTAAATAAATCTCCGAGAGGAAATCCGTTATACCTTGCACCATATGCTCCTGTCAGCTGGATTACACCGGCTTTTCTCACAGCCTGTGCTGCAGTTATTACTGGATTTAGTGCTCCTCCCTGGAGTTTCATTCCTGAGGCCAGAAATTCTGCAGGGGTCATTTTCGCGTCCATGCCTACCGCATCAACAACTACGTCTGCGCCCCCTTTTGTAATTTCTTTTAAATGGTCTCCTATATTCGTTTCCTGCTCAAAGTTTATCGTTTCTACATGGTTTGTCCTTTTGGCGTGTTCAAGGCGATATCCAACATAATCAACAGCGATTACTCGTTTGGCCCCTTTCAGCCAGGCAAATTTCTGTGCCAGGAGCCCGACCGGCCCGCAGCCAAGGACGATAACCGTATCATCATTCTTCACACCAGACCGGTCAACAGACCAATAGGCTGTAGACATGGCATCAGCAATTAATACGAGCTTCTCTTCCTCCACTTCATTCTCTTCCGGGATGCGGAAGGGGGTGAAATTACCATAAGGAACACGCATGTATTCCGCCTGGCCCCCAGCGTAACCGCCAAATGTTTCAGAATAACCAAAATAGGCTCCGGCATCTCCATGGGGATTGGAGTCGTCACACTGGCTCGTTAAATCATTGCTGCAGTACCAGCATTTGCCGCAGCTTACATTGAAAGGAATAATGACACGGTCGCCCTTCTTTACTTTTGTCACATCCGGGCCGGTTTCTTCCACTACTCCAATAGGTTCGTGGCCGATGATATAGTCTTCAGGAAAGTTGGCTACCATGCCATGGATTAAGTGCAAATCAGACCCGCAAATCGCGGAGGAAGTTACCTTTATAATAATGTCATCGGCCTTTTCAATTTCCGGATCCTTCACTTCTTTTACTCTTACATCTTTAATACCCTGGTATGTAACAGCTTTCATTTACGTACCTCCCTCTCCCTAATTATTCGGTGTGGCGAAAGTGCCAAGACGGTCAGTGTCTTTCGGGTAAATATTTAAGTTGGCAATCGACACTGCCTCCTCAAGGGATTTAATATCCACCTCATATTGATTCCCCAGATCATGGGGATGCAGCCATCCTTTTTCTATCATGAAATCTGATAGTTCACCGTGAAGGTCCAGTGCTTTATCCATCTGCCGCTGGAAAACTGTTCTGAGTTCAGGATCAGTGGTTTCCGTAATAGCAGCACCGTACGTTCTGATTCCTGTTTTGACAGAAATAAGAAAGTCCATCGCAAAAGCGGAATCTGCTTTGTCGGGCATATCAATGGCGTTTTGCGGATCTAAATAATCATTCACGGTGTGTCCACCTCCTCATATCTTAAGTTTTCTTTTTTGTAAAACCTCTGCAGTTCAGCCACATCTTTTAACGTCTGCTGAACGTCTTTTTCCATAAGAGACTTCAGCGTATTATCAAAAACGAGCCCCTGCAGCAATTTCGATTTTAGTAAGCAGACAGTTTTAAAGTTAAGAATTTCGTGAGTTTCCATTGTTTCATGGTAGGCCAGGCGCTTATCCATCCGGTCTGTCACCTCCTGGTTAGAGTGAAACTTCAATCAGTGGGGGGGGGTTCATCCCCACAGATTGTTAGTTGAACTAATCCGGATGTTAGCGTCCGTTAGCTCCCACCTAATACACCTTCGTTTTAACTCATATTTGGAAGTGGAGTTTTACGGACGATTACATCGGGATAAAATAGCAGGTTTATTGTCCCCGTATTTGTAATCCTTTTATACACGTAAAGTTTCAGATAAGTGTCTATGTATATTTCCTTATTCTGTACAAACTATAAAGGTATAAAGGGAAACTTTAATTCAGTGGAGGTTTTTCCTCTCCCGCTGATTGTTAGCTGAACCAAACGGGATGTCAGTGGCCGTTATCTCCCATCTCAATGTCTTCGTTTTTACTCATTGGCGGACAGCGCGGGAGTTTTTACAGCCGGTTGCATCGGGACAAATATGTTCAACAGGAGTGACGATAATGCCTCAGTTAGGTCTTCACGAAACACTGGATGCAAGAGAAATACTTACTGTCAAAAATTTAAGTGTGACGAAAGCAGCAACGATGAGCGGACTTGTTCAATGTAAGGAATTGAAGGCAATCCTTCAGGCGGAAGCGGATAAAGGAAAACAGCATATACAGCAGCTTCAGGAACTGCTTACGGGCGGTTCTGAGGAGGAGGAGAAAAATCGTGACTAACATACTGCAAAATCTGGCCGGCATGGCCGGCATGACAGACCAGGTAATCGCCACTGATTTTTTAATATCTTCCAAAGCAACAGTGAAAGACCTTTCTTTCGCTGTAACTGAAGCAGCCACTCCTGAGTTAAGGTCGGTTCTGCGCACTCAGCTGAAAGACGCGATTGTGACACACGAGCTGATCACCAATTATATGATAGAAAAAGGCTACTACCACCCAAATGATATTAAAGAGCAAATAGGCGTCGACCTGAAAGCATCAAAAGCAGCATTGAAACTGGCAGACTAGATTGATTTATGTTAACAGACGCAAATACAGTAAAACCGGGCATTTGATTTGCCCGGTTTTGGTTTTCATTTATTTACTACTGGCTTTTGCGTTGGTGATTTGGATGAAAATTGGAGTGAGCATGACTGGGGAACTGGTCTTGCATACCCGCTCTGACGAAAAATTTAAGCTAGCGGGTATGCAAGACGCTCTCACGTGCCCGCTCTGAAAAAAAATTAAAGCCAGCGGGTATGTAAGACGCTCTCGCATGACCGAACTTTAATAAACATCATGAGTTCGGGCATTCCCCTTGTACCCCTCACGCCTCACACATTAAAAAGGGAACACCACTTACCACGTGTTCCCTCTATCTGAACCAAAATTAAACTTCAAGCTCACTATCACCCCACACAAACAACTTACTCAAGTCTATACAAACTCAATTTTCAGCAAATCCCTGACGTTTTCGATCTGGTTTAAAATTGTGATTTCACTGCTCCCTGCAAATAAGAGCCCGACAGCCCTGTTTTCCATATCAGTGACGAGAGAGCCGCTGTCACCGCCTTCGGACATATTCGTCGTAAAAATCTGATCTCTGAACCGGGCAGTCCTCCCCCGGCCAAAATTTACATCTACAGTTGTCTCCACCGAAATAATTGTTCCTGTTGTATAGCCAGTGGTCCTGCCAGTCTTTTTCACCCGGGTTCCCACTTCTACATCTTCTTTTTTCACCCAGCCTTTCACATAACCGTTCCAGTAAATTTCCCGGTCAAGCTCCTGAAGCGAGCCTTCTGCAATTGCCGCATCGACAATATTATTCTGCTCTTCCAGCGGGACGTCAGGTGTTAAGTGAATCGGTATGAATTTACTGAGCACCGCTACCTGGTCATCACCCCTCTTACCACCATCCACAGTCCCCGGCTGTAAAATAGGATCTCCTTCTTTTGCAGCGTTGCTGTTAGCAATCACATGATTGTTGGATAAAATATAATATTTTCCTGGCAAGTTCTCTTCATTATTAAAAACTACAGCGCCTGCTGTGCCAGCTGTGATGTCCGGATGCCCAATACTCCAGCCGCCTTTAAGCGGCCGGATTCTTGAGGTAAGTTCATTCCCCGGCAAAGTACGCTGCATCGTGTCGGCGTCTTCTTCCACCAGTTTATTTTCTGCATTTTCAATGACTGGTTCACCTATTTCCACCACATCTGTTTCTATACCGTCAACTGTGGCAGGTACAATATCTTGTTCCGCCAGATCACACTCATCTTTTTTACATTTTACAAAAGTAATTAATGCCGGTCTGTCAGTTAATTTCCCATCTACGATTTTTCTGCCAATACCCACAGCCACGACGTTTTCTTTACTTAGTATCTCGTCTTCGTTTTTCTGGTTTTTAACCTTTTTTACTTTTGCAATCTCTGCCTTTGGCAAGTTATCCATCCAGTACCCCTCCTGTTTGGAAAAAAATAGAGTCAACTAAGAAAACAATTGATTTAATATACTTCTCTATTAAATATTCCGTAACCTTCTTTAAGGGACTACCAAAGACAGGAATTTTCTTAGTTTAAGAGGTTAATGGTAGTTATACTGGCATCCGAAACAACATTTTTACCATCCAGGGAAGTTTTTAAGTAAAACTATGTACCTAAACAAAAACCAGATATCGATTAGTTTTTACATTTAATTCTCTTTTTGCCGCCACTTTCAACCTAGTACCTTTCTATTAATTTAAAATATTTAACAGATAATTCATACTTTTGTGTATTTTCCTGTTAAAATTATTCCAAGAGAATATCATTCTCTAAATAAAACAACAAAGAAGGAGCTGTTTAAATGAAAGGCAAAGCAAAAATCTTTATGACGTTTATGCTTGCAGTTTTACTCGTCCTGTCAACCTTCGCTTCTGGAGCTGGCGCTTCAAATGCAGATGTGCAGAACGAAGAAGAACAACTGTTAGTAGTTTTCCGTTCGGATAGCATTCCGCAAAATGCGGACGATCTGGTAGAACAGGCCGGAGGAGAAGTTACATACTCGGTTCCTGAAATCGGAACAATTGAAGTAACAACTAATCAACCAGCATCATTTATTAAAGAAATGATGAACAACCGCGAAGTTTTATCGGTTGGCCCATCCCTTGAAGTAAAACTTGACCTGCCGGAAGTTGAAGTTGCTGAGGATGTTGAGGTTTCCAGCGCTCCTCCAGTAACAAACATCTGGGAGTCTGGTTACCAGTGGGACATTGAGATGGTAACTGATGACGGTGCAAGCCACGATTTATATCGTGAGGCGCGCGAAGATGTTGTTGTAGCAGTTATCGACAGCGGTTTCGATTTTGATCATCCTGATCTTGCTCACGTTGTTGATGAAGAAGGTTCCCGCACTTTCGTTCCTGGTACTGAAGACTCCTGGGACTTCAACAGCCATGGAACTCACGTTGCCGGAACTATCGGTGCAGACGGCAGCATGAAAGGTGTTGCTCCTGGTACTACTCTTCGTTCTTACCGTGTATTCGGTGCAACTGGCGGAGCACAGCAAATCTGGATTACAGACGCGATCATCGCAGCAGCTGACGACGGAGCTGACGTAATCAACATGAGCCTTGGTGGTACCCGCCTTCTTGGACAGTGGTTCTTCACTGATCCTGAAACAGGCGAAAAAGTACGCGGCGGTAACAGTGCTGCAGATTATGTAGCTTACAACAGAGCAATCCGTTACGCTGTTAACAAAGGAGCTACAGTTGTTGCATCAGCTGGTAACTCTGAAATGGATTTAAGCAACCCTGCTAAAGTTACAGACCAGATGAACGCTGACAGAAATGACGGCTGGGAAGCTAAAGGAGCTACAGTTTACGTTCCAGCTCAAATGCCTGGCGCTATCACTGTCTCAGCTACTGGCGGCGGATTCGGCACTGAAGACCGTCT
Protein-coding regions in this window:
- a CDS encoding zinc-dependent alcohol dehydrogenase, whose product is MKAVTYQGIKDVRVKEVKDPEIEKADDIIIKVTSSAICGSDLHLIHGMVANFPEDYIIGHEPIGVVEETGPDVTKVKKGDRVIIPFNVSCGKCWYCSNDLTSQCDDSNPHGDAGAYFGYSETFGGYAGGQAEYMRVPYGNFTPFRIPEENEVEEEKLVLIADAMSTAYWSVDRSGVKNDDTVIVLGCGPVGLLAQKFAWLKGAKRVIAVDYVGYRLEHAKRTNHVETINFEQETNIGDHLKEITKGGADVVVDAVGMDAKMTPAEFLASGMKLQGGALNPVITAAQAVRKAGVIQLTGAYGARYNGFPLGDLFNRNVELRMGQAPVIPYMQYLYDLVADGKVDPGDIITHVLPLSDAKQAYEKFDTKTDNCIKVILKP
- a CDS encoding spore coat protein translates to MNDYLDPQNAIDMPDKADSAFAMDFLISVKTGIRTYGAAITETTDPELRTVFQRQMDKALDLHGELSDFMIEKGWLHPHDLGNQYEVDIKSLEEAVSIANLNIYPKDTDRLGTFATPNN
- a CDS encoding spore coat protein, with the protein product MDKRLAYHETMETHEILNFKTVCLLKSKLLQGLVFDNTLKSLMEKDVQQTLKDVAELQRFYKKENLRYEEVDTP
- a CDS encoding spore coat protein; translated protein: MTNILQNLAGMAGMTDQVIATDFLISSKATVKDLSFAVTEAATPELRSVLRTQLKDAIVTHELITNYMIEKGYYHPNDIKEQIGVDLKASKAALKLAD
- a CDS encoding S8 family serine peptidase, whose amino-acid sequence is MKGKAKIFMTFMLAVLLVLSTFASGAGASNADVQNEEEQLLVVFRSDSIPQNADDLVEQAGGEVTYSVPEIGTIEVTTNQPASFIKEMMNNREVLSVGPSLEVKLDLPEVEVAEDVEVSSAPPVTNIWESGYQWDIEMVTDDGASHDLYREAREDVVVAVIDSGFDFDHPDLAHVVDEEGSRTFVPGTEDSWDFNSHGTHVAGTIGADGSMKGVAPGTTLRSYRVFGATGGAQQIWITDAIIAAADDGADVINMSLGGTRLLGQWFFTDPETGEKVRGGNSAADYVAYNRAIRYAVNKGATVVASAGNSEMDLSNPAKVTDQMNADRNDGWEAKGATVYVPAQMPGAITVSATGGGFGTEDRLAFYSNYGNGAIDLSAPGGDLGPTRTEGSKYLVLSAVPTYLEYGGRGPEAEALFGKGYGWKGGTSMAAPQVSGAAAAYIAKVYAETGQKPNPRQVQNALQQTAVDAGKRGYDPIFGHGIVNANRALNGIRR